CGGCCTGGGCGCCTTCGAGAATCAGAAACTCGAACAGCCCGCGATCATCGCGCAACGGCACGCCCCATTCGCGATCGTGATATTCGATCATCAAATCGCTTTGGGCCCAGGGACAGCGTTGCATTTGATCGAGCGTCGTCATAGAGTTTAGGGAATGGACGGAACCCGTCGCTTTCGCGGCGGCGTTCTGCTCGGTAAACTACCCGCCCCCGCTCGATCTCACAAGCAACGACGCCATTACGAGTCAAAACGTTTATGACCAGCGATGAGCAGGCAACCTCGCCTGCACCGGCCGAGACTCCTTCCGCAGTTCCGGCACCCCGAGCCGGCAGCGCATCCCCCACCGCCCCCCACGCCCCGGCCGAAGCAACCGCACAAGCGCCGGCGCGTCAACCGGCGATCGCGCCGGCCGCGCCCTCCGCAGCATCGCCGCGGCCGGCGCAACCCGTGCAACCGTTGCGCCCGCGGATCAAGATCGGCACGCAGCGCGAAGGAGTCGCGGCGCCGCGGATTCCGCCGCGCGTGACGACCGTCTTCAGCACGCCGGACCCGGGCAGTCCGCCGCCGGCGAGCAAACTTTCGGCCGCTCCAGCCATGCCTCGCCCCGCCGCTCCGCCTCAGTCTGAGTCGCATGCGGCTGAAACACCGTCGACTGAACCAACTTCAGCATTGGTAACCGCTCTCGAAACGACGACCGCAGCCGCGCCGGCCACCGACACTCCGGTCGTTGAACCGCAGGCGCCCGAATCCCAGGCCACCGCTCAGCCCGAGCTGGCCCCGAAGCCAATGCAGCTTACGCCCGGCAAAACGGTGCGCAAGCTCGAGCGGCCGCTGCGGCCAGAGGAAAAAGTGGCCGTCCCCAATCTCCGCGCCGAACTGCCTCCAGAGCTGGCCGACGAACTTGAAGCGTCGCTCGGGGGCATGTCGATCGACGAATTGATCGAAAGCGAGCCCAAATCCTCGGCCACGGCCGAGCAGCTCGAGCCCGAATCGCGAGTGCGCGGCAAGGTGATCCACGTGCATCGCGACAGCGTGTTCGTCGATCTTGGCGGCCCGAACCAAGGCGTGTTGCCGTCGCGGCAATTCGCTACTCCGCCCGAGGTGGGCACGGTGGTGGAAGGCGTTGTCGTTCGCTTCAATGCCGAGGAGAGTTTATACGAGCTTTCGGTCGTAGGCGGGGCGGTCGATGTCGGCGATTGGTCGCAGGTGGCCGAGGGAATGATCGTCGAGGCCCGGATCACGGGGCACAACAAGGGCGGCCTGGAGTGCGACGTGAGCAAGCTCCGCGGCTTTATTCCCATGAGCCAGATCGCGCCCTATCGGGTCGAGCATCCAGAACAGTTTGTCGGGCAAGCCATGGTTTGCCTCGTGACCGAAGTCGATCCGGAGCGCCGCAAGCTGGTGCTCAGCCGCCGCTCGATGATCGAGCGCGAGCAAGCCGAGGCGAAGGAAAAAATGCTCGCCGAATTGGCCCCGGGCCAGATTCGCGAGGGGATCGTCCGCAGCCTGCGCGATTTCGGAGCGTTCGTCGATATCGGCGGCGTCGACGGCCTGTTGCACGTCAGCCAAATCAGTTGGGACCGCATCAAGCATCCCAATGAAGTGCTTAAGGAAGGCCAAAAAATCCGGGTGAAGATCGACAAGATCAATCCCGAAACGCACAAGATCAGCCTCTCCTACCGCGATCTGATGGAGAATCCCTGGAAAACCGCGGCGAGCAAATACGCCGTCACGTCGATCGTGCGAGGCACGGTGTCGAAGCTGATGGACTTCGGCGCGTTCGTGCGGCTCGAGGCCGGCGTCGAGGGCTTGATTCACATCAGCGAACTGGCCCACCAGCGCGTGTTCCGCGCCAGCGATATCGTGTCGGAAGGGCAGGAGGTCGAGGTGAAGGTGTTGTCGGTCGATCCGGATGCCCAGCGGATCAGCCTCTCGCTCAAGGCCCTGCAAGCCCGGCCGGAGCCGAAGAAAAAAGCCGAGCCGGAGCAGGAAGAAGCCCCACCACTCCCGTCGCCCTCGAAGCGCTCGGTCCCGCTCAAAGGCGGCCTCGGCCGCGGAACCGGCGGTGCCTTTGGGTTGAAGTGGTAGGCGCTGTTTCGATGTTGCCCTTCTGAAAGGGACGAAAATGGATCTGGCCGGTGTTCGCGAAGCGCTCCATCGGCAACCGTTTGAGCCATTTGCCATCCGATTGGCCGATGGTCGCTCGCTGCCTGCTCCGCACCCAGATTTCGTGGCATTAACATCGCGCCGCGTAATCGTCGGCGGCGAGGACGATTCCTGGTCGATTATTGAACCGCTCCTGATCGTCTCTCTCGACTGTTTGCCGAAAGGCGGCAGCAACGGCAAGCGACCGAAGAAGCCAAGGGCGTGAGGCTTGGACGGCGATCCAAGCCGTGGCTGCGTGGGGCCAATTTGCCAATCGCGGAACTGCAAATCATGAGCCCAGGGGCCAATTATGGGTGTTCCCACTCTCGTCGCTCTTGGTCTGGCAAAGCGACGAAAAGTCCATTCTTACTGATGTAAACACGCTTGCCGCTTGCCAGTTCAATTGTGCCAGTTCTTTTTGCCATAGCTACCCTTTCCTGAAATAGAGCTCTCGGTCGTTGCTTGCTTTCGTCCTCATCAGCAGAGATACCAGTAAAGCGAATGCAATTCCGAATCGAGCATTGGGGTTCGTCCAGTGACATGTGTCTGTCATCTTTGCGACCTTTGCATTAGCATCGGTATCACTTCGCCTGGGCAAAAGCTAACGCCATTATCCAACTTGTTTGTCGGTGAAACGACCCCGAGGCCTGATGGGCCGGATTCGATCGCCGTTGCTCTTGCGCACTGCCGCGAGTTCGACGATTGCCGCACTCGCCGTCGGCCGATTTATTGCGCGGCTGCTGGAACGGCGTTCCAGACCTTGATGTCTTTGAAAAATCCGTCCTTGCCGGCGACGCCGAGTTCGATCTTGGATTTCGTTTCGTGGCCGATGCCCGAGGACTTGAGGAAACCGGCGGGCTTGCCGTCGATGGTGACCCGCATCTCGTCGCCCACGGTTTCGACCACCAGCGTATACCATTTTTCGGCTTCGAGCTTGGTAGGGAAGGTGGCGCTGCGGCCTTGGAGCAGCTTGGCGCGCTCGGCCTTTTTGGTCGGATCGCCGCTCATCTTGTAGATGTCGTTGCGCATGGTGCCGTCGCGCTCGTCGATGATCGTCACTCCGTTGAGCCGCACCTGGGCCCGGCAGAGGTGGCCGTAGTGCGAGCCGGTGTATTTGCGATCGTCGAATTCCACATCCATCATCGTCGCGCCGGCGAAGCGAATTTTCACCTCGACGACGCTGTCTTTGGTGGGCACCTCGAGGCCATACACCGCCGCATGGGCCATGATGGCCGGCTTGCCGTTGGTCGCCGGCACATTCTTATCGCGCACCTGCGAACCTTTGAGCATGCCGTCTTCGACCACGAATTTCGGGACAACGTCGTGCCAAAGATTTGCGGTGCTGTTGCCCTTAAAATCGTCTTCGAACAATAGCCCCTGCTTCTCGGCGATCGATTTGGCTGGGATCGCCGGCGGTTCGGCGGCAAGGGCGCTGGCAAAGGCGCTGGCAACGGCGGCGGCAGTGCAGAAAAGCAACGGCACGGCGAGGAATCGCATGTTCATGGGATTGGCTCTGATGGGACGGATTTGATCTGGGCGCAAAATGAGCTTACCGGCGAGCCCGCAACGAACCGCAATCCGCGATTGCTTCGGTCCACCTAGCCCACCGCCACCCGACCGAAGGGCGGCAACAAAGTGTCCATGCTAGGCAGGCCGTTGCTAGCAAGCAAGGATCGCCCGCTCGCGTTCTCGTTTTAGCGTACTGCGTTACCGAGGCGACGACGCCTCCCCGCATCACGAAGGAAATTCGGCAAGCGTCTAAGGCGGGGTCCTGTTGTATTGCAGCGTCGAGTGCGACGGTCCGCTTTAGAGGGAAAATCACCGGTTCAGCAGCTATCAATCGGTCTTCCTGATGCGGCCGTGCTCCAAACTTCCCTGCCGATTCCTGGACAGGTTTCTCGACCGAAACTATCATAAGTGCTGTACCTTGCGTCGTTTTCTCGCCGCAACATTTGGAAGCGATCGGCCAGATCCTGCGTGAGCTGGCTGTTTGCGGCGACCCGCGGTTTGCGATCTTCAACGTTGAGGTGCCGCCGTTCATGGCTAATGTCTACTCGATTGCCTATACCGTGCTCGGCGTTGTGGTCGCCCATTGCTGTCTTCTGGTATGGACTGCGCTTCTGCTTCCTGGTCCGGTCGACCGTGCCCGGCGGCGGATCGAACTTCGGCCGCTGACGAGTTTTCTTGTGGGGCTGGTGTGCTTCTTGACAGCCGTTTGCTTGTGGGGTGGCTTTTCGCTGCTGCGCGCCAGGCTGGTGCCGCGAGTCGACGACTGGCTCGAATATCTGTCGGTGCATCTCCAGTTTACGCGCACGTATAACGACGCTTGGATTCTGACCAACGCGTTTTTTTGGCTGTTGATGATTCCGTTCTTTGCGGCCTTTATCTTCGGCGAGGCCGGCTTTTCCCAAATCTTCGCTATCCGCGCCCGCGGGATGATGCGCGACGATCGGCCGCTGCTGTGCCTGACGTATGGCGCGTCTTGCACCAGCGTTTCGTATTTTCTGCCGTTAATCGGGTGGTTTGTCTTCTTGCC
This genomic stretch from Pirellulales bacterium harbors:
- a CDS encoding S1 RNA-binding domain-containing protein, with product MVTALETTTAAAPATDTPVVEPQAPESQATAQPELAPKPMQLTPGKTVRKLERPLRPEEKVAVPNLRAELPPELADELEASLGGMSIDELIESEPKSSATAEQLEPESRVRGKVIHVHRDSVFVDLGGPNQGVLPSRQFATPPEVGTVVEGVVVRFNAEESLYELSVVGGAVDVGDWSQVAEGMIVEARITGHNKGGLECDVSKLRGFIPMSQIAPYRVEHPEQFVGQAMVCLVTEVDPERRKLVLSRRSMIEREQAEAKEKMLAELAPGQIREGIVRSLRDFGAFVDIGGVDGLLHVSQISWDRIKHPNEVLKEGQKIRVKIDKINPETHKISLSYRDLMENPWKTAASKYAVTSIVRGTVSKLMDFGAFVRLEAGVEGLIHISELAHQRVFRASDIVSEGQEVEVKVLSVDPDAQRISLSLKALQARPEPKKKAEPEQEEAPPLPSPSKRSVPLKGGLGRGTGGAFGLKW